The Glycine max cultivar Williams 82 chromosome 12, Glycine_max_v4.0, whole genome shotgun sequence genome window below encodes:
- the LOC100784051 gene encoding tetrapyrrole-binding protein, chloroplastic → MFQTKMATNSLHYSIQHHQCSLTKRHHPSDTPPPTSLFLKPPTPPIHHNITLSHTPSNSYITYSISQTTPSSTTSQTTPSFDLLRHHLSTNNFQLADEETRRLLIVLAGEAAQKRGYVFFSEVKFISESALRAIDSLWREHSGGKFGYSVQKKLLEKANGDFTKFFIKLGWMKKLDTEMEQYNYRSFPTEFIWELNDDTPEGHLPLTNALRGTQLLNNVLKHPAFDVVDDKEEEEDGENKDNGAITDNGSSSKTLGQRIFKPDYSF, encoded by the coding sequence ATGTTCCAAACTAAAATGGCAACTAACTCTCTCCATTACTCCATCCAACACCACCAATGTTCACTCACCAAACGCCACCACCCCTCAGACACCCCACCCCCCACATCACTTTTCCTCAAACCCCCTACACCCCCCATACACCACAACATCACTCTCTCGCACACTCCTTCAAACTCATATATCACCTATTCCATCTCTCAAACCACACCTTCCTCCACCACCTCCCAAACCACCCCGTCCTTCGACCTCCTCCGCCACCATCTCTCCACCAATAACTTTCAGCTGGCCGATGAGGAGACGCGTCGTCTCCTCATCGTGCTTGCTGGCGAAGCCGCACAGAAGCGCGGCTACGTCTTCTTCTCGGAGGTGAAGTTCATCTCCGAGAGCGCCCTCAGGGCCATCGACTCCCTCTGGAGGGAGCACAGCGGCGGCAAATTCGGGTACAGTGTGCAGAAGAAGCTACTGGAGAAGGCCAACGGAGACTTCACCAAGTTCTTCATCAAGCTTGGGTGGATGAAGAAGCTTGACACTGAGATGGAGCAATACAACTACAGGTCCTTCCCCACTGAGTTCATCTGGGAGCTCAATGATGACACCCCAGAGGGGCATTTGCCTCTCACAAACGCTCTCAGAGGGACACAGTTGCTTAATAACGTTCTCAAACACCCAGCTTTTGATGTAGTTGatgacaaagaagaagaagaagatggtgAGAACAAGGACAATGGGGCAATCACAGATAATGGTTCTTCGTCAAAGACATTGGGTCAGAGGATCTTCAAACCGGACTATAGCTTCTAA
- the LOC100798518 gene encoding LOW QUALITY PROTEIN: uncharacterized protein (The sequence of the model RefSeq protein was modified relative to this genomic sequence to represent the inferred CDS: substituted 1 base at 1 genomic stop codon), whose amino-acid sequence MEVSASASKRRNNIGIKNLLLILLFFHFSSTITAIRKDVGFQIIHPCKTTVQGRYLLSDDNGCVRNATSVNSRSRCCPQRGEKVSCHGCNLLSQCCNSYEYCVSCCFNPALISKEQVVKMKVAKPATARTYSSVFDYCAGRCCHSSESVVHENAYISDFHHCFSLPSSSSGKNSTLTEARLSGINVVVGRQGESCNSVCKSRGXSCVPNKLVVLNNCDIIQKYMSCKGSCLASVGADQPAEVVYDAPVHLNPGSCLYTETQSILSCDGLHQHTRRLCPCA is encoded by the exons TTCCACAATCACTGCTATCAGGAAGGATGTTGGCTTTCAAATCATTCATCCATGCAAAACCACCGTTCAAGGAAGATACCTCCTCTCAGATGACAACG GTTGTGTGCGTAATGCTACGTCTGTTAACTCACGCTCTCGCTGCTGCCCTCAAAGAGGGGAGAAAGTCTCTTGTCA TGGATGCAATCTTCTTTCACAATGTTGCAACTCTTATGAATATTGTGTTTCCTGCTGCTTCAATCCTGCTTTG ATAAGTAAGGAACAAGTGGTGAAGATGAAGGTTGCCAAGCCTGCTACTGCAA GGacttattcaagtgtttttgacTACTGTGCTGGGAGATGTTGTCATAGTTCTGAGAGCGTG GTCCATGAAAATGCTTATATTAGTGACTTCCACCACTGCTTTTCTCTGCCTTCAAGTTCTTCTG GGAAAAATAGTACTCTCACAGAAGCAAGACTGAGTGGCATCAATGTTGTTGTTGGGAG GCAAGGTGAATCATGTAATTCAGTTTGCAAATCAAGAGGATGATCATGTGTCCCAAATAAACTTGTGGTGCTTAATAATTGTGACAT TATTCAGAAATATATGAGCTGCAAGGGATCTTGCTTGGCAAGTGTCGGAGCAGATCAACCCGCTGAAGTTGTTTATGATGCCCCAGTGCATCTG AATCCAGGATCATGTTTGTACACTGAAACACAGTCTATACTTTCTTGTGATGGTTTACATCAGCACACAAGGAGACTGTGCCCCTGTGCATAA